The following are from one region of the Nocardioides marmotae genome:
- a CDS encoding antibiotic biosynthesis monooxygenase, giving the protein MSQPVTVSITRTLDPGHDAEMLSWLQAGTTLAQQFPGFLGAGWVRPEAGSDTWHMLYRFADDEALQAWEHSPQRQWWRSSAVGLGVVEARRERRTGIEGWFDDPAARDVEDLRAVPAAPPRWKQASVIFLVFYPLSVLVNWLAAPVLGDVWLPLRVLVVVLVMTPVMTYVALPWMTRRMEWWLHGRPAPWTRAARAAR; this is encoded by the coding sequence ATGAGCCAGCCCGTCACCGTCTCGATCACCCGCACGCTCGATCCCGGCCACGACGCGGAGATGCTCAGCTGGCTGCAGGCCGGCACGACCCTGGCCCAGCAGTTCCCCGGCTTCCTCGGGGCCGGCTGGGTGCGGCCGGAGGCCGGGTCGGACACCTGGCACATGCTCTACCGCTTCGCCGACGACGAGGCGCTCCAGGCCTGGGAGCACTCGCCCCAGCGGCAGTGGTGGCGCTCCTCGGCGGTCGGCCTCGGGGTGGTCGAGGCCCGCCGGGAGCGGCGCACCGGCATCGAGGGCTGGTTCGACGACCCGGCCGCGCGCGACGTCGAGGACCTCCGCGCGGTCCCGGCCGCCCCGCCGCGCTGGAAGCAGGCCTCGGTGATCTTCCTGGTCTTCTACCCGCTGAGCGTGCTGGTCAACTGGCTGGCCGCGCCCGTCCTCGGCGACGTCTGGCTGCCGCTGCGCGTGCTCGTGGTGGTCCTGGTGATGACGCCGGTCATGACGTACGTCGCCCTGCCCTGGATGACCCGCCGCATGGAGTGGTGGCTGCACGGGCGGCCCGCGCCGTGGACCCGCGCCGCCCGCGCGGCGAGGTAG
- a CDS encoding phosphoribosylaminoimidazolesuccinocarboxamide synthase, producing the protein MADVQIPAAPTIEGATHLHSGKVRDLYELTEGPYAGALLMVASDRISAYDFILDATIPDKGEILTRMSLWWFDRLADIVPHHVLSTDVPAAVRGRAVVCEKLSMFPVECVARGYLTGSGLSDYRATGSVCGNPLPEGLIDGSRLPEPIFTPATKAAVGEHDENVDLAAVAEVVGPGGAARLRDLTLEVYARAEAIAREQGIILADTKLEFGDRSDGTTVLGDEVLTPDSSRFWPLAQWQPGRAQPSYDKQVVRDWLTSPESGWDRASGEAPPPLPAEVVDRTRARYVEAYERLTGERW; encoded by the coding sequence GTGGCAGACGTCCAGATCCCCGCGGCCCCGACCATCGAGGGGGCGACCCACCTGCACTCGGGCAAGGTCCGCGACCTCTACGAGCTGACCGAGGGCCCGTACGCCGGGGCGCTGCTCATGGTCGCCAGCGACCGGATCTCGGCCTACGACTTCATCCTCGACGCCACGATCCCCGACAAGGGCGAGATCCTCACCCGGATGTCGCTGTGGTGGTTCGACCGGCTCGCCGACATCGTGCCCCACCACGTGCTGTCCACCGACGTGCCCGCGGCCGTCCGCGGCCGGGCGGTGGTCTGCGAGAAGCTGTCGATGTTCCCCGTCGAGTGCGTCGCGCGGGGCTACCTCACCGGGTCCGGCCTCAGCGACTACCGCGCCACCGGCTCGGTCTGCGGCAACCCGCTCCCCGAGGGCCTCATCGACGGCTCCCGGCTGCCCGAGCCGATCTTCACCCCCGCGACCAAGGCGGCCGTGGGGGAGCACGACGAGAACGTCGACCTCGCCGCGGTCGCCGAGGTCGTCGGGCCCGGCGGGGCCGCGCGGCTGCGCGACCTGACCCTGGAGGTCTACGCCCGCGCCGAGGCCATCGCCCGGGAGCAGGGGATCATCCTGGCCGACACCAAGCTGGAGTTCGGGGACCGCTCCGACGGGACCACGGTCCTCGGCGACGAGGTGCTCACGCCGGATTCCTCCCGCTTCTGGCCGCTCGCGCAGTGGCAGCCCGGCCGCGCCCAGCCGTCGTACGACAAGCAGGTCGTCCGCGACTGGCTCACCTCGCCGGAGTCCGGCTGGGACCGCGCCTCCGGCGAGGCGCCGCCCCCGCTGCCCGCGGAGGTCGTCGACCGCACCCGGGCGCGGTACGTCGAGGCCTACGAGCGGCTCACCGGCGAGCGGTGGTGA
- a CDS encoding MerR family transcriptional regulator, translating into MSPERERHRGVFAISVAAEMVSMQIQNLRVYERRGLVDPDRTPGGTRLYSRADIERLHRIRELLAEGLNLAGIARVLALEEEVRRLRDANARLRARAAEQPDEPRG; encoded by the coding sequence GTGAGTCCGGAACGAGAGCGGCACCGCGGCGTCTTCGCGATCTCCGTGGCGGCCGAGATGGTCTCCATGCAGATCCAGAACCTGCGGGTCTACGAGCGCCGCGGCCTCGTGGACCCCGACCGCACGCCCGGCGGCACCCGGCTCTACAGCCGGGCCGACATCGAGCGGCTGCACCGCATCCGCGAGCTGCTCGCCGAGGGGCTGAACCTCGCGGGCATCGCCCGGGTGCTCGCGCTGGAGGAGGAGGTACGCCGCCTGCGGGACGCGAACGCGCGGCTGCGCGCCCGCGCCGCGGAACAACCCGACGAGCCGCGCGGTTGA
- a CDS encoding diacylglycerol/lipid kinase family protein has protein sequence MDPLLVITNSDAGTDDELQLERALAILRERTSVEVCATSDPGELDGVLHRAGSRRIVVAGGDGSMHAVVAALHRRRELSEAVLGLLPLGTGNDFARGNDIPLDVEEAARVVLHGRPRQMDLILDEVGEIVVNSVHAGAGAQASRRADRWKDRLHRVGVGGVNLGKLGYPIGALIASVKPPYVRLRVEVDGEVVVDYDEPILMIAVGNGSSVGGGTELVPEADARDGLMDVMIARTVGPLQRVGYLAALVRGTHHERDDVLYLRGRQVTIDGEEFYCSADGEVYGPERRRTWRVEPAAYCLVLP, from the coding sequence ATGGATCCACTCCTGGTGATCACCAACAGCGACGCCGGCACCGACGACGAGCTGCAGCTCGAGCGAGCGCTGGCGATCCTGCGCGAGCGGACGTCGGTGGAGGTGTGCGCCACCTCCGACCCCGGCGAGCTCGACGGGGTGCTCCACCGGGCGGGGTCCCGCCGCATCGTCGTCGCGGGAGGCGACGGCAGCATGCACGCCGTCGTCGCCGCGCTCCACCGCCGCCGCGAGCTGTCCGAGGCGGTCCTCGGACTGCTGCCGCTCGGCACGGGCAACGACTTCGCCCGCGGCAACGACATCCCCCTCGACGTCGAGGAGGCCGCGAGGGTCGTCCTGCACGGCCGGCCCCGTCAGATGGACCTGATCCTCGACGAGGTCGGCGAGATCGTGGTCAACAGCGTCCACGCCGGCGCGGGCGCGCAGGCCAGCCGGCGCGCGGACCGCTGGAAGGACCGGTTGCACCGGGTGGGCGTGGGCGGGGTGAACCTCGGCAAGCTCGGCTACCCGATCGGCGCGCTGATCGCCTCGGTCAAGCCGCCCTACGTGCGGCTGCGGGTCGAGGTCGACGGCGAGGTCGTCGTCGACTACGACGAGCCGATCCTGATGATCGCGGTCGGCAACGGCTCGTCCGTCGGCGGCGGGACCGAGCTGGTCCCCGAGGCCGACGCGCGCGACGGGCTGATGGACGTGATGATCGCCCGCACGGTCGGCCCGCTGCAACGCGTCGGCTACCTCGCCGCGCTGGTCCGCGGCACCCACCACGAGCGCGACGACGTGCTCTACCTGCGGGGCCGCCAGGTCACCATCGACGGCGAGGAGTTCTACTGCTCGGCCGACGGCGAGGTCTACGGGCCCGAGCGGCGGCGCACGTGGCGCGTCGAGCCCGCGGCGTACTGCCTGGTGCTGCCGTAG
- a CDS encoding MFS transporter, with the protein MSEEVTGTREVPDGQDGDYTPDPRRWRILGVTLVVGFMSLLDVTIVNVAIPSMQDGLSTTTGTIQWVVSGYALAFGLTLVAGGRLGDAYGRRRLMLIGLTGFILSSAAVGFAPNIETVIAARLAQGATAGLLTPQNSGLIQQLFRGPERGRAFGAFGLTVSLSSALGPVLGGAIIAVAGEEDGWRWLFLVNVPIGLAALVAIAVIVPGRDRRDESGTWIDVPGALLLGGAVLCVLYPLVSLESGRLLPLVLLLGAPAFGWGFVRWEARLRRTGRPPLLDVSLLRTLPGYSTGMAIGTLYFTGFTGIFLVLSVHLQRELGLTPLMAGLLTTPFAAGAAVTAPLAGRVVSRAGRTLTVVALVTMMTGTALTAWLAPQFDDGAIWMALVPCLLLAGLGGGGVISPNFTLTLAEVPPRMGGAAGAALQTGQRIGSSLGAALLMTTYGVALGPFGAGGALRAALLVSLAVLSTALAAAVWSRRHE; encoded by the coding sequence GTGAGCGAGGAGGTGACCGGCACCCGGGAGGTGCCGGACGGGCAGGACGGGGACTACACCCCCGACCCCCGGCGCTGGCGGATCCTCGGCGTCACCCTCGTCGTCGGGTTCATGTCCCTGCTCGACGTCACCATCGTCAACGTCGCGATCCCCTCGATGCAGGACGGGCTCTCGACGACCACCGGGACGATCCAGTGGGTCGTGTCCGGCTACGCCCTGGCCTTCGGCCTGACCCTCGTCGCGGGCGGCCGCCTCGGCGACGCCTACGGCCGGCGCCGGCTGATGCTCATCGGGCTGACCGGGTTCATCCTCTCCAGCGCGGCGGTCGGCTTCGCGCCCAACATCGAGACCGTCATCGCCGCCCGGCTGGCCCAGGGCGCGACCGCCGGCCTGCTCACCCCGCAGAACTCCGGGCTGATCCAGCAGCTCTTCCGGGGCCCCGAGCGCGGCCGCGCGTTCGGCGCCTTCGGGCTGACCGTCTCCCTCTCCTCGGCCCTCGGGCCGGTGCTCGGCGGCGCGATCATCGCGGTCGCCGGGGAGGAGGACGGCTGGCGCTGGCTCTTCCTCGTCAACGTCCCCATCGGGCTGGCCGCCCTGGTCGCGATCGCGGTGATCGTCCCGGGCCGCGACCGGCGGGACGAGAGCGGCACCTGGATCGACGTCCCGGGCGCCCTGCTGCTGGGCGGCGCCGTGCTCTGCGTGCTCTACCCACTGGTGAGCCTGGAGAGCGGCAGGCTGCTGCCGCTGGTGCTGCTCCTCGGCGCCCCCGCCTTCGGCTGGGGCTTCGTCCGGTGGGAGGCCCGGCTGCGGCGTACCGGCCGCCCGCCGCTGCTCGACGTGAGCCTGCTGCGCACGCTCCCCGGCTACAGCACCGGGATGGCGATCGGCACGCTCTACTTCACCGGGTTCACCGGCATCTTCCTGGTGCTCTCGGTGCACCTGCAGCGCGAGCTCGGCCTCACCCCGCTGATGGCCGGCCTGCTGACCACGCCGTTCGCGGCCGGCGCCGCGGTCACCGCGCCGCTCGCCGGGCGGGTGGTCTCCCGCGCCGGCCGCACCCTGACCGTCGTCGCGCTCGTGACGATGATGACCGGCACCGCGCTGACCGCCTGGCTGGCCCCGCAGTTCGACGACGGGGCGATCTGGATGGCGCTGGTGCCCTGCCTGCTCCTCGCCGGGCTCGGTGGCGGCGGCGTCATCTCCCCGAACTTCACCCTCACCCTGGCCGAGGTGCCGCCGCGGATGGGCGGCGCGGCCGGCGCCGCGCTGCAGACCGGCCAGCGGATCGGGTCCTCCCTGGGCGCGGCGCTGCTCATGACGACGTACGGCGTCGCCCTCGGCCCGTTCGGCGCCGGCGGCGCGCTGCGGGCCGCCCTGCTCGTCTCCCTCGCCGTGCTCTCCACGGCGCTGGCCGCTGCGGTCTGGTCGCGCCGCCACGAATGA
- a CDS encoding RNA polymerase sigma factor, translating to MSPGSGAGEGAHEDAFRRLYAAHFDAVLGFALRRVDRPEDAADVAADTFLVAWRRLAHAPAEPETRPWLYGVARRVLANHRRGEGRRSALGDRLRRELATVAPDPSTDVVQRTDVTAAMRRLSGRDQEVLQLHLWEGLEPREIAEVLGLTTVVVRPRLSRARARLRALLPEGPERPGRPDLPEARNGPASAGHLPSTPQLIRKER from the coding sequence ATGAGCCCGGGCAGTGGAGCAGGTGAGGGTGCGCACGAGGACGCGTTCCGGCGGTTGTACGCCGCGCACTTCGACGCCGTCCTCGGCTTCGCGCTGCGCCGGGTCGACCGCCCCGAGGATGCCGCCGACGTCGCCGCCGACACGTTCCTGGTCGCGTGGCGCCGGCTCGCGCACGCGCCGGCCGAGCCGGAGACGCGGCCGTGGCTGTACGGCGTGGCCCGCCGCGTCCTGGCCAACCACCGGCGGGGCGAGGGGCGCCGCAGCGCCCTGGGCGACCGGCTGCGCCGCGAGCTGGCGACCGTGGCGCCCGACCCCAGCACCGACGTGGTCCAGCGCACGGACGTCACCGCGGCCATGCGGCGGCTGAGCGGCCGCGACCAGGAGGTCCTCCAGCTGCACCTGTGGGAAGGGCTCGAGCCGCGGGAGATCGCCGAGGTGCTCGGGCTCACCACTGTCGTCGTGCGACCGCGGCTGTCGCGGGCGCGGGCCCGCCTGCGGGCGCTGCTCCCCGAGGGGCCGGAACGGCCGGGCAGGCCGGACCTGCCGGAAGCGCGCAACGGTCCGGCCTCGGCCGGACATCTCCCCAGCACACCCCAGCTCATCCGGAAGGAGCGGTAG
- the purB gene encoding adenylosuccinate lyase: MSVPNVLATRYAAPDLAGIWSPEHKVVLERQLWIAVLKAQRDLGIEVPDGVVEAYEAVVDQVDLASIAARERVTRHDVKARIEEFCALAGHEHVHKGMTSRDLTENVEQLQVRQSLRIIRDRAVATLARLARLAAEHELTVMAGRSHNVAAQATTLGKRFATVADEMLVALDRVEDLLGRYPLRGIKGPMGTAQDMLDLLDGDEARLAELEQRVADHLGFDRVLTSVGQVYPRSLDFDVLSALVQLVAGPSNLATTIRLMAGNELVTEGFKEGQVGSSAMPHKMNSRSCERVNGLAVVTRGYLSMIGELAGDQWNEGDVSDSVVRRVALPDAFFAVDGLFQTFLTVLDEFGAFPAVIQRELDRYLPFLATTKVLMAAVRNGVGREAAHEAIKEAAVGTALDMRRGQAENDVFARLAADPRLGLSADQLASLVAEPITFTGAAVAQVQEVVRRVAAVTERHPEAAAYAPGAIL; the protein is encoded by the coding sequence GTGAGCGTCCCGAACGTCCTGGCCACGCGGTACGCCGCTCCCGACCTCGCCGGCATCTGGTCGCCGGAGCACAAGGTCGTCCTCGAGCGGCAGCTGTGGATCGCCGTCCTCAAGGCCCAGCGCGACCTGGGGATCGAGGTGCCCGACGGGGTCGTCGAGGCCTACGAGGCGGTCGTGGACCAGGTCGACCTCGCCTCGATCGCGGCCCGCGAGCGGGTGACCCGCCACGACGTGAAGGCGCGCATCGAGGAGTTCTGCGCGCTCGCCGGCCACGAGCACGTCCACAAGGGCATGACCTCGCGCGACCTGACCGAGAACGTCGAGCAGCTCCAGGTCCGCCAGTCGCTCCGCATCATCCGCGACCGCGCGGTCGCGACGCTCGCGCGGCTGGCCCGGCTCGCCGCCGAGCACGAGCTGACCGTGATGGCCGGGCGCAGCCACAACGTCGCGGCGCAGGCGACGACGCTGGGCAAGCGCTTCGCGACCGTCGCCGACGAGATGTTGGTGGCTCTCGACCGGGTCGAGGACCTGCTCGGCCGCTACCCGCTGCGCGGCATCAAGGGCCCGATGGGCACCGCCCAGGACATGCTCGACCTGCTCGACGGCGACGAGGCGCGGCTGGCCGAGCTCGAGCAGCGCGTCGCCGACCACCTCGGGTTCGACCGGGTGCTCACCAGCGTGGGTCAGGTCTACCCCCGCTCGCTGGACTTCGACGTGCTCTCCGCGCTCGTCCAGCTCGTGGCCGGCCCGTCGAACCTCGCGACGACGATCCGCCTGATGGCCGGCAACGAGCTGGTGACCGAGGGGTTCAAGGAGGGCCAGGTCGGCTCCTCGGCGATGCCGCACAAGATGAACAGCCGCTCCTGCGAGCGGGTCAACGGCCTCGCGGTCGTCACCCGCGGCTACCTCTCGATGATCGGCGAGCTCGCCGGCGACCAGTGGAACGAGGGCGACGTCTCCGACTCCGTCGTCCGCCGGGTCGCGCTGCCCGACGCGTTCTTCGCCGTCGACGGGCTCTTCCAGACCTTCCTCACCGTGCTCGACGAGTTCGGCGCGTTCCCGGCGGTCATCCAGCGCGAGCTCGACCGCTACCTGCCCTTCCTCGCCACCACCAAGGTGCTGATGGCCGCGGTCCGCAACGGTGTCGGCCGCGAGGCCGCGCACGAGGCGATCAAGGAGGCCGCGGTCGGCACGGCGCTCGACATGCGTCGCGGCCAGGCCGAGAACGACGTCTTCGCCCGGCTCGCCGCCGACCCGCGCCTCGGGCTCTCGGCCGACCAGCTGGCCTCGCTGGTCGCCGAGCCGATCACCTTCACCGGCGCCGCGGTCGCCCAGGTGCAGGAGGTCGTACGCCGGGTGGCGGCCGTGACCGAGCGGCACCCCGAGGCCGCGGCGTACGCCCCCGGCGCGATCCTCTAG
- a CDS encoding thioredoxin family protein: protein MTTGLWVLVGAVVLVLAVGGWRAVVDGRFGSRRAAVPQEPGRPEAGPTTGPTTGPTTWEQVAAAAPGVAPGERATLVQFSTAFCAPCRATRRTLTEVAELVPGVVHIEVDAEQHLDVVRRLDVLRTPTTLVLDASGREVSRAAGAPRKEQVLGALAAVD from the coding sequence ATGACCACGGGACTGTGGGTGCTCGTCGGCGCCGTCGTGCTCGTCCTGGCCGTCGGCGGGTGGCGGGCGGTCGTCGACGGCCGCTTCGGGAGCAGGAGGGCGGCCGTGCCGCAGGAGCCCGGACGCCCCGAGGCCGGGCCGACCACGGGGCCGACCACGGGGCCGACCACCTGGGAGCAGGTCGCGGCCGCCGCGCCCGGCGTGGCCCCGGGGGAGCGCGCGACGCTCGTGCAGTTCTCGACCGCCTTCTGCGCCCCGTGCCGCGCGACCCGCCGCACGCTGACCGAGGTCGCCGAGCTGGTCCCCGGCGTGGTCCACATCGAGGTCGACGCCGAGCAGCACCTCGACGTGGTGCGCCGCCTCGACGTCCTGCGCACCCCGACCACCCTGGTGCTGGACGCGTCCGGCCGCGAGGTCAGCCGGGCGGCCGGCGCCCCGCGCAAGGAGCAGGTGCTCGGCGCGCTCGCCGCGGTGGACTGA
- a CDS encoding Hsp20/alpha crystallin family protein, giving the protein MLLRTTDPFRDFDRLAQQLLGTGTTNRPAVMPMDAWREGDRFVIEFDLPGVARESIDLDVERNVLTVRAERMPNNGDWQMLASERTRGSFSRQLVLGDNLDLDRIEASYDAGVLRLVVPVAEKAKPRKIEIGSTSPEAQPAAIEG; this is encoded by the coding sequence ATGTTGCTGCGCACCACCGACCCGTTCCGCGACTTCGACCGCCTGGCCCAGCAGCTGCTGGGCACCGGCACCACCAACCGCCCGGCCGTCATGCCGATGGACGCCTGGCGCGAGGGCGACCGGTTCGTCATCGAGTTCGACCTGCCGGGCGTCGCCCGCGAGAGCATCGACCTCGACGTCGAGCGGAACGTGCTGACCGTCCGCGCCGAGCGGATGCCGAACAACGGCGACTGGCAGATGCTGGCCAGCGAGCGCACCCGCGGCTCCTTCAGCCGCCAGCTCGTCCTCGGCGACAACCTCGACCTCGACCGCATCGAGGCGTCCTACGACGCCGGCGTGCTGCGGCTGGTCGTCCCCGTCGCGGAGAAGGCCAAGCCGCGCAAGATCGAGATCGGCTCCACCTCCCCCGAGGCGCAGCCGGCCGCGATCGAGGGCTGA
- a CDS encoding SRPBCC family protein, producing MSRTVLFPVPPSVVLDYLADPAHRAEWQSSLARVEDVAGPVGVGQTWTDVTVPGLRPRMRTTALVPGERWSETGTWRGLEADLTLEVAPAPGEASIVSAQLALRGRGPVGLLARALEVVAPAAVRSDLRRAARILRERPPPAPGVGDGRVG from the coding sequence ATGAGCCGGACCGTCCTCTTCCCGGTGCCCCCGTCGGTGGTCCTCGACTACCTGGCGGACCCGGCCCACCGCGCGGAGTGGCAGTCCAGCCTCGCGCGGGTCGAGGACGTCGCCGGCCCGGTCGGCGTGGGCCAGACCTGGACCGACGTCACCGTGCCGGGCCTGCGCCCGCGGATGCGCACCACCGCGCTGGTGCCCGGCGAGCGGTGGTCCGAGACCGGCACCTGGCGCGGCCTCGAGGCCGACCTGACGTTGGAGGTGGCTCCCGCCCCGGGTGAGGCGAGCATCGTGTCGGCGCAGCTCGCGCTCCGCGGCCGCGGCCCGGTCGGGTTGCTCGCCCGGGCGCTGGAGGTGGTCGCGCCGGCCGCGGTCCGCTCCGACCTGCGGCGCGCCGCGCGGATCCTCAGGGAGCGGCCCCCGCCGGCTCCCGGGGTTGGTGACGGCCGAGTAGGTTGA
- the purD gene encoding phosphoribosylamine--glycine ligase has translation MTAPSSGPSSVLVVGTGGREHALALALSRDPAVSEVHAAPGNPGIGAVATLHDVDPGDPAAVAALASGLGVDLVVVGPEAPLVAGVADAVTEAGIACFGPSRAAARLEGSKAFAKEVMAAAGVPTARSRVCSTPAEVAEALDAFGAPYVVKDDALAAGKGVVVTTDRAEALAHAATCGTVVVEEFLDGPEVSLFAVCDGATTRALQPAQDFKRIHDGGRGPNTGGMGSYSPLPWAPPDLAALVVATVVQPTLDEMARRGAPFRGCLYVGLALTAAGPRVIEFNVRFGDPDVQPVLALLDSPLGELLLAAAEGRLDEVAPPRFRTGAAVSVVLASAGYPESSSKGDVITGADRAAARADVDVIHAGTALDGDALVTAGGRVLAVRATGADVAAARAAAYSAAEEISFPGMQRRSDIAAEPLGVVEGAAVLAD, from the coding sequence GTGACGGCCCCCTCGAGCGGCCCCTCGAGCGTGCTGGTCGTCGGCACCGGCGGCCGGGAGCACGCGCTCGCGCTCGCCCTGTCGCGGGACCCCGCCGTGAGCGAGGTGCACGCCGCTCCGGGCAACCCCGGCATCGGCGCCGTCGCCACGCTGCACGACGTCGACCCGGGCGACCCGGCCGCCGTCGCCGCCCTGGCGAGCGGGCTGGGCGTCGACCTCGTCGTCGTCGGTCCGGAGGCCCCGCTCGTCGCGGGCGTCGCGGACGCGGTGACCGAGGCCGGGATCGCCTGCTTCGGTCCTTCGCGCGCGGCCGCGCGGCTCGAGGGGTCCAAGGCGTTCGCCAAGGAGGTCATGGCCGCGGCCGGCGTGCCGACCGCGCGGTCGCGGGTGTGCTCGACCCCCGCCGAGGTGGCCGAGGCCCTCGACGCCTTCGGGGCGCCGTACGTCGTCAAGGACGACGCGCTGGCCGCCGGCAAGGGCGTCGTGGTCACCACCGACCGCGCGGAGGCGCTCGCCCATGCCGCCACGTGCGGGACGGTCGTCGTCGAGGAGTTCCTCGACGGCCCGGAGGTCTCGCTGTTCGCGGTGTGCGACGGCGCCACCACCCGGGCGCTGCAGCCGGCCCAGGACTTCAAGCGGATCCACGACGGCGGCCGCGGGCCGAACACGGGCGGCATGGGGTCCTACTCGCCGCTCCCGTGGGCCCCGCCCGACCTCGCCGCGCTCGTCGTCGCCACCGTCGTGCAGCCGACCCTCGACGAGATGGCCCGTCGCGGGGCGCCCTTCCGCGGGTGCCTCTACGTCGGGCTCGCGCTGACCGCCGCCGGCCCGCGGGTCATCGAGTTCAACGTCCGCTTCGGCGACCCCGACGTCCAGCCGGTGCTCGCGCTGCTCGACTCCCCGCTCGGCGAGCTGCTCCTCGCCGCCGCGGAGGGTCGTCTCGACGAGGTCGCCCCGCCCCGCTTCCGCACCGGCGCGGCGGTCAGCGTCGTGCTCGCCTCGGCCGGCTACCCCGAGTCGTCCTCGAAGGGCGACGTCATCACCGGCGCCGACCGGGCCGCGGCCCGCGCCGACGTGGACGTGATCCACGCCGGCACCGCGCTCGACGGGGATGCCCTGGTCACGGCCGGCGGCCGCGTCCTCGCGGTCCGCGCGACCGGCGCCGACGTGGCGGCGGCCCGCGCCGCGGCGTACTCCGCCGCCGAGGAGATCTCCTTCCCCGGCATGCAGCGCCGCTCCGACATCGCCGCCGAGCCGCTCGGCGTCGTCGAGGGCGCCGCGGTCCTCGCGGACTGA
- a CDS encoding adenylosuccinate synthase, which yields MPAIVVLGAQWGDEGKGKATDLLATTDPIDYVVRTSGGHNAGHTIVINGEKYATHLLPSGILTPGATSVIANGVVVSPEALFRELDGLLERGVEIGGLVVSANAHVIASYHSTIDKVTERFLGKNQIGTTGRGIGPAYSDKVNRYGVRIADLFDEKILRQKIEAALDVRNHLLTKIYNRRAIEVDAVVEELTAYVDRLRPMVADTSLLLNQALDRGQTVLFEGAQATMLDVDHGTYPFVTSSSPVAGGVCTGAGIGPTRIDRVIGVIKAYTTRVGAGPFPTELFDEDGVQLQKLGGEIGVSTGRTRRCGWYDAVVARYSSRVNGLTDYFLTKLDILGAWERIPVCVAYEIDGVRHEEMPMTQTEFHHATPIYEYFDGWGTDISGCRSFEELPVNAQRYVQALEELSGTKIWAVGVGPGREQTVVVNP from the coding sequence ATGCCCGCGATCGTCGTGCTCGGAGCCCAGTGGGGGGACGAGGGCAAGGGCAAGGCCACCGACCTGCTGGCCACCACCGACCCCATCGACTACGTCGTCCGCACCAGCGGCGGCCACAACGCCGGCCACACCATCGTCATCAACGGCGAGAAGTACGCCACCCACCTGCTGCCCAGCGGCATCCTGACGCCGGGCGCCACCTCGGTCATCGCCAACGGCGTCGTCGTCTCGCCCGAGGCCCTCTTCCGGGAGCTCGACGGGCTCCTGGAGCGCGGGGTGGAGATCGGCGGGCTGGTCGTGAGCGCCAACGCCCACGTCATCGCCTCCTACCACTCCACGATCGACAAGGTCACCGAGCGCTTCCTCGGCAAGAACCAGATCGGCACCACCGGCCGCGGCATCGGCCCGGCCTACTCCGACAAGGTCAACCGCTACGGCGTCCGCATCGCCGACCTGTTCGACGAGAAGATCCTGCGGCAGAAGATCGAGGCCGCGCTCGACGTCCGCAACCACCTGCTGACCAAGATCTACAACCGTCGCGCCATCGAGGTCGACGCGGTGGTCGAGGAGCTGACGGCGTACGTCGACCGGTTGCGGCCGATGGTCGCCGACACCTCCCTGCTGCTCAACCAGGCGCTCGACCGCGGCCAGACGGTGCTCTTCGAGGGCGCCCAGGCCACGATGCTCGACGTCGACCACGGCACCTACCCGTTCGTGACCTCCTCCAGCCCGGTCGCGGGCGGGGTGTGCACGGGCGCCGGCATCGGCCCCACGCGCATCGACCGGGTCATCGGCGTCATCAAGGCCTACACGACCCGCGTCGGGGCCGGGCCGTTCCCCACCGAGCTCTTCGACGAGGACGGCGTGCAGCTCCAGAAGCTCGGCGGCGAGATCGGTGTCTCCACCGGCCGCACCCGCCGCTGCGGCTGGTACGACGCGGTCGTCGCCCGCTACTCCTCGCGGGTCAACGGGCTCACCGACTACTTCCTCACCAAGCTCGACATCCTCGGTGCCTGGGAGCGGATCCCGGTGTGTGTCGCCTACGAGATCGACGGCGTCCGGCACGAGGAGATGCCAATGACCCAGACCGAGTTCCACCACGCCACGCCGATCTATGAGTACTTCGACGGCTGGGGCACCGACATCTCCGGCTGCCGCTCCTTCGAGGAGCTGCCGGTCAACGCCCAGCGCTACGTCCAGGCGCTCGAGGAGCTGTCGGGCACCAAGATCTGGGCGGTCGGGGTGGGCCCGGGCCGCGAGCAGACGGTGGTCGTCAACCCGTGA